The Balearica regulorum gibbericeps isolate bBalReg1 chromosome 12, bBalReg1.pri, whole genome shotgun sequence genome includes a region encoding these proteins:
- the GNB5 gene encoding guanine nucleotide-binding protein subunit beta-5 isoform X1, giving the protein MGVSLHGVWSGAGCTQGWRNIQSGPGRQHGEGEGARAGSGAVAEAAGASAASLRARQANSSSSSRSHLVSLPASFAKMATEGLHENETLASLKNEAESLKGKLEEERAKLHDVELHQVAERVEALGQFVMKTRRTLKGHGNKVLCMDWCKDKRRIVSSSQDGKVIVWDSFTTNKEHAVTMPCTWVMACAYAPSGCAIACGGLDNKCSVYPLTFDKNENMAAKKKSVAMHTNYLSACSFTNSDMQILTASGDGTCALWDVESGQLLQSFHGHGADVLCLDLAPSETGNTFVSGGCDKKAMVWDMRSGQCIQSFETHDSDINSVRYYPSGDAFASGSDDATCRLYDLRADREVAIYSKESIIFGASSVDFSLSGRLLFAGYNDYTINVWDVLKGSRVSILFGHENRVSTLRVSPDGTAFCSGSWDHTLRIWA; this is encoded by the exons ATGGGTGTTTCTTTGCACGGTGTCTGGTCAGGTGCTGGCTGCACACAGGGCTGGAGGAACATCCAGTCCGGCCCTGGACGTCagcatggggagggggagggagccCGGGCCGGCTCTGGTGCCGTTGCTGAGGCAGCAGGAGCCTCAGCAGCATCCCTGAGAGCCAGGCAGGcaaactcctcctcctcctcccgctctCATCTCgtctctctccctgcttcctTTGCAAAGATGGCAACCGAGGGGCTGCATGAGAACGAGACCTTGGCATCGCTGAAAAATGAGGCTGAGAGCCTGAAGGGCAAGCTGGAGGAGGAGCGGGCCAAGCTGCACGACGTGGAGC TTCATCAGGTGGCAGAGCGTGTGGAGGCGCTGGGCCAGTTTGTGATGAAGACCAGGAGGACCCTGAAAGGCCACGGAAATAAAGTTCTCTGTATGGACTGGTGTAAAGACAAGAGAAGAATTGTGAGCTCTTCCCAG GATGGAAAGGTGATCGTGTGGGATTCCTTCACTACCAACAAG GAGCATGCAGTGACGATGCCGTGTACCTGGGTGATGGCGTGTGCATATGCCCCGTCAGGATGTGCCATTGCTTGTGG TGGCCTGGACAACAAGTGTTCTGTGTACCCTCTGACAtttgacaaaaatgaaaacatggcTGCAAAGAAGAAATCGGTTGCAATGCACACAAACTACTTGTCTGCCTGCAGCTTCACTAACTCAGACATGCAG ATCCTGACAGCAAGTGGAGATGGAACTTGTGCTCTCTGGGATGTCGAGAGCGGGCAGCTTCTGCAGAGTTTCCATGGTCATGGAGCTGATGTCCTGTGCCTGGACCTAGCCCCTTCTGAAACGGGAAATACATTTGTCTCTGGG GGATGTGACAAGAAAGCCATGGTTTGGGATATGCGGTCTGGTCAGTGCATCCAGTCATTTGAAACCCACGATTCAGATATCAACAGTGTCAG ATATTACCCAAGTGGAGATGCTTTTGCCTCTGGTTCAGACGATGCTACG TGTCGTTTATATGACCTTCGTGCTGACAGAGAAGTAGCAATTTATTCCAAAGAGAGCATCATTTTTGGAGCATCCAGTGTGGACTTCTCTCTCAGTG GTCGCCTACTGTTTGCAGGCTATAATGATTACACCATAAATGTCTGGGATGTGCTGAAAGGGTCCCGTGTATCCATTCTGTTTGGACATGAAAATCGCGTCAGCACCTTGCGGGTCTCTCCTGATGGGACGGCATTCTGCTCGGGCTCCTGGGACCACACTCTCCGA ATCTGGGCTTAA
- the GNB5 gene encoding guanine nucleotide-binding protein subunit beta-5 isoform X2, which translates to MKTRRTLKGHGNKVLCMDWCKDKRRIVSSSQDGKVIVWDSFTTNKEHAVTMPCTWVMACAYAPSGCAIACGGLDNKCSVYPLTFDKNENMAAKKKSVAMHTNYLSACSFTNSDMQILTASGDGTCALWDVESGQLLQSFHGHGADVLCLDLAPSETGNTFVSGGCDKKAMVWDMRSGQCIQSFETHDSDINSVRYYPSGDAFASGSDDATCRLYDLRADREVAIYSKESIIFGASSVDFSLSGRLLFAGYNDYTINVWDVLKGSRVSILFGHENRVSTLRVSPDGTAFCSGSWDHTLRIWA; encoded by the exons ATGAAGACCAGGAGGACCCTGAAAGGCCACGGAAATAAAGTTCTCTGTATGGACTGGTGTAAAGACAAGAGAAGAATTGTGAGCTCTTCCCAG GATGGAAAGGTGATCGTGTGGGATTCCTTCACTACCAACAAG GAGCATGCAGTGACGATGCCGTGTACCTGGGTGATGGCGTGTGCATATGCCCCGTCAGGATGTGCCATTGCTTGTGG TGGCCTGGACAACAAGTGTTCTGTGTACCCTCTGACAtttgacaaaaatgaaaacatggcTGCAAAGAAGAAATCGGTTGCAATGCACACAAACTACTTGTCTGCCTGCAGCTTCACTAACTCAGACATGCAG ATCCTGACAGCAAGTGGAGATGGAACTTGTGCTCTCTGGGATGTCGAGAGCGGGCAGCTTCTGCAGAGTTTCCATGGTCATGGAGCTGATGTCCTGTGCCTGGACCTAGCCCCTTCTGAAACGGGAAATACATTTGTCTCTGGG GGATGTGACAAGAAAGCCATGGTTTGGGATATGCGGTCTGGTCAGTGCATCCAGTCATTTGAAACCCACGATTCAGATATCAACAGTGTCAG ATATTACCCAAGTGGAGATGCTTTTGCCTCTGGTTCAGACGATGCTACG TGTCGTTTATATGACCTTCGTGCTGACAGAGAAGTAGCAATTTATTCCAAAGAGAGCATCATTTTTGGAGCATCCAGTGTGGACTTCTCTCTCAGTG GTCGCCTACTGTTTGCAGGCTATAATGATTACACCATAAATGTCTGGGATGTGCTGAAAGGGTCCCGTGTATCCATTCTGTTTGGACATGAAAATCGCGTCAGCACCTTGCGGGTCTCTCCTGATGGGACGGCATTCTGCTCGGGCTCCTGGGACCACACTCTCCGA ATCTGGGCTTAA
- the BCL2L10 gene encoding bcl-2-like protein 10: MPGSLKEETALLLEDYFQHRSGGAALPPSPTAATLRRAAAELERQERPFFRSCAPLARAEPREAAALLGRVAAQLEADGGLNWGRLLALVVFAGTLAAALAERGCSDGPRCLAAALAAYLAEERGEWLEAHGGWDGFCRFFGRHGSQPADQSSTISNAIMAAAGFGIAGLAFLLVVR, encoded by the exons ATGCCGGGCTCGCTGAAGGAGGAGACGGCGCTGTTGCTGGAGGACTACTTCCAGCACCGCAGCGGCGGCGCCgcgctgccccccagccccacggcggCCACgctgcggcgggcggcggccgaGCTGGAGCGGCAGGAGCGGCCCTTCTTCCGCTCCTGCGCGCCGCTGGCGCGGGCCGAGCCGCGGGAGGCGGCGGCACTGCTGGGGCGGGTGGCGGCGCAGCTGGAGGCCGACGGCGGCCTCAACTGGGGCCGGCTGCTGGCGCTGGTGGTCTTCGCCGGCACGCTGGCCGCCGCGCTGGCCGAGCGGGGCTGCAGCGACGGGCCGCGCTGCCTGGCCGCCGCGCTGGCCGCCTACCTGGCCGAGGAGCGGGGCGAGTGGCTGGAGGCGCACGGCGGATGG GATGGCTTTTGTCGCTTCTTCGGCAGACACGGCTCCCAGCCAGCAGACCAGAGCAGCACCATAAGCAACGCGATCATGGCCGCAGCGGGGTTTGGAATAGCAGGATTGGCTTTTCTCTTGGTGGTGCGGTAG